From Pseudodesulfovibrio nedwellii:
CCATGGAATACCAATAATGGTGATGAAACAACCAAGCGAGGCCATGATATGACCGATGCACAACCACCAACCAGCAAAAATGAACCAGATAATGTTGCCGAGCATTCCCCAATCCGAGGTGCCTACATCCTTTTCACCGGTCACGATATCGCGCCGAATAAGCGTGCGTCCAAAGGGAATCAAAGCAAATTTTGCGATAACGAAAGCAGACCGCGCCCAAGGCAGTCCGATAATGGAAATGGCCATCAAACATCCGGCCAGAAACCAGCCCAAAGCCATGAAAAGGCCACCGATGACCCACCAGATGATATTACCGAGAACTGAAAGCATTGAGACTCCTTGCACGATTAGTATTCACCCATGGTGTCGCCTATACAAACGCATTCGTCAATGGTTCAATCCACCTCGGTCTTCTTTACCCACTAAAAGCATACCACCCACGACAGCCGTGAACGGGGCTACCGTAACCAGTCCAAAGCTACCCACCAATGTCTTAAGCACCTCGGCAGCCACATACACAAAATTGAACGTGG
This genomic window contains:
- a CDS encoding YccF domain-containing protein, which produces MLSVLGNIIWWVIGGLFMALGWFLAGCLMAISIIGLPWARSAFVIAKFALIPFGRTLIRRDIVTGEKDVGTSDWGMLGNIIWFIFAGWWLCIGHIMASLGCFITIIGIPWGWQHLKLAGATLAPIGMTSVTVEDAERLYGVRK